A region of the bacterium genome:
CCTCTCGCGCGAGGGTATGTTGCATCGCAAGAATCTCTTCTTCCCCTACCTGTACCGCGGTCCCGCCGGATTCAAGCAGGGCGGCGTATCCCTGGTAGGTGCTCCGCGAAGTAATGAGGTTGAAAGCAGCGGACTGGCTGACCTCACTCTCCCCCTCCCAAGGGTTCCCCTTTTCCAGAGAACGGCTCAGCCAGCCCGAAACCTCCGCCGCCACCATCTGGGGGCAGCGGTCTGTAAGTCCAAGTGTTTGAAGTTCCTTGAATCCTTTCCAGATTCCGTAGAGGCCATCTCCGTAACAGGTGGGTACGATCACCGCGCCGGGAACCTGACGCCCCCTCTGTTCCCAAATTTCATAGGCAATAGTCTTGTAGCCCTCGACCCCGTAGAAATTGCTCCCAATGGGTGGAGAAATGTAATTACTGATTGGAAACCAGCTTTCCCGTTCCACCCCTTCCCTCAAGACCACCCACCGATCGGCGGGTTTGGGAAGGGCGACGATATGAGCGCCCGTAACCTGTATCGCTACACGTAACGGCTCTGGAATTGACGCCAAGGTGAGCACCACGCAGGAGAGCCCGGCCGCGGCTGCGTAAGCGGCGAGTGAGGAACCCTGGTTGCCGGTCGATGAGACGGCAACGGTTCTCGCTCCTGATGCTCTTGCCTTCGCTACAGCGACGGCACAGAACCTGTCCTTGAACGATCCGGTGGGGTTGCGCGATTCGTCCTTGATCCAAAGGTCCTCACAGCCCAGAGCGGTCCCGATGCGCCTGGCGGGCAACAAGGGCGTCCCTCCTTCCCCCAGTGTCACCGCGCATTCCGCTTCCACGGGCAAGAGCGGGTGGTACCTCCAGATCGAATTTCCCTTTCCTGGATCGGGCTCTGAGATCGCCTTGCTTGAAATTCCGTCGTAATCGTAGGTGAGCGTCAGGTTCGAACGGGAATGGTCCGTCGCGCAATTCGGGCATCCCTCGAACCAAATATCCGATGGATGGGATGCCGCGCAACGAATGCAAACCGATCCCGAAGGTTTCCCCATCTCCGGTAATCTCCCCCTGCACGACGAAAAGCGAAGAGTCAGGACGTTCCAATCTGTGTCGTTTCCCAGCAGGCCGCAATCTCGCGAATGCCGTTGATCGCCTCGGCCGAGGTCATCAGCTCCCAAAGCTCTTGCCCGCCCAGGGGGCTATCGCCCGCGTTCAGGCAACCTCGCACTTCGGATGGACCCTTCAACGATATCATCTCACTGCTTTCCTCAAATTATGCGCCTTTCGATTTGCGGGCTGAGTAATTCACCATCAAATCCCGGATCAACTCGAAATTTTCAACCGGCTCGATCACCAGTTCTTCGGCGTCCTCGGGCACCTTCTCGAGACAGGTCAACCGGGAACGGCCGTTTATCTTAGCGAAGCAGGTGTTGCACATTGTGTCCCTGCAAAGGTAACGGCGGAAATCGAGTGACGGGTCGACGAAGGTGCAGATGTACTCAAGCACGTCAAGGACGCGAAGCTTTCCTTCTCTCTCAACCTCGTACACGTCGAACCGAGGCTTCTCGTCCTTAGTAGGATCAAATCGAAAGATCCGCACTTTTAACATGAAGCGACGATTCTCCTGGTTTGAGGAATTTTAATTCGACCGGAACAGTGGAAAACTCGGGCCCCTCCCCCTTGGTACGGACAATAACGTTCTTCAGCC
Encoded here:
- a CDS encoding pyridoxal-phosphate dependent enzyme, with the translated sequence MGKPSGSVCIRCAASHPSDIWFEGCPNCATDHSRSNLTLTYDYDGISSKAISEPDPGKGNSIWRYHPLLPVEAECAVTLGEGGTPLLPARRIGTALGCEDLWIKDESRNPTGSFKDRFCAVAVAKARASGARTVAVSSTGNQGSSLAAYAAAAGLSCVVLTLASIPEPLRVAIQVTGAHIVALPKPADRWVVLREGVERESWFPISNYISPPIGSNFYGVEGYKTIAYEIWEQRGRQVPGAVIVPTCYGDGLYGIWKGFKELQTLGLTDRCPQMVAAEVSGWLSRSLEKGNPWEGESEVSQSAAFNLITSRSTYQGYAALLESGGTAVQVGEEEILAMQHTLAREEGLYGEASSVIALAALERLVKEGRAGWANGVVAILTSAGIKDPATTARGLPPLQMSAPTLNAVLELIGNRAARSRA
- a CDS encoding 2Fe-2S iron-sulfur cluster-binding protein codes for the protein MYEVEREGKLRVLDVLEYICTFVDPSLDFRRYLCRDTMCNTCFAKINGRSRLTCLEKVPEDAEELVIEPVENFELIRDLMVNYSARKSKGA